In the Arachis hypogaea cultivar Tifrunner chromosome 20, arahy.Tifrunner.gnm2.J5K5, whole genome shotgun sequence genome, aagaatatttttaaataatattcataaattttGCTCTGTGTTtaaatttcttttgttatttccATTTATGCAAAAATTTCTGCACAACATTCTTTTAAAGAATACTAATTAGgagttttaatttatcttttaaaaaaatttttaactcatgaatgaataaaaaaatttaaatatatgtttaatttttgaaaatattaaataaaatcagaaatccaaaattttttatttaaagcttATTTgggtgaattttaaaaaaaattagttatttttttaaaagatcttatagaaaagaaaagtaaaagtaattttatgattagatattttatgtaaaaaaaaaatttatttatcaattatgtttgagtataacaatataaaaatattttttatttatttattatacgaaaaatatcttttatttttaacgaaaaaatcttttaaaaaaatataaacggTAACTTctcaataaattttttgtttttttaatacttttacttttattactagaaatttatcaaacacgctaaaaaataaaaaataattatgttacATGCACAcatgtataaaatacatattgtaaatatatattgaaaataaattaattacacatatatttatatacaaatatgttGATGACTGATTTTAGCAtaagaataatatttttgaataaaaattttttttaatataaaataatttttttgtcgaTTTAATGATAtcgaaataaatatttaaatttagaagataatttaatatttttattttttaatatcagaaAGTCGTTTTCACTCTCCAGGAAATTGGTCACCAAAAAAAAACTCTCCAGGAAATTACACACACGTGGCATGCTGTGAAGGGATGATTGATGTGAATCCTCGAGAAATGTAGGTCACGTAAAGTAATGACATTTATTAACACCGCCCATTGGTTCTCTTTTGTCATGTTTTCTATTGGGCCACGTTGGGCCCAAAGCTGCCTTTATATTCTGTTTCCAATTTTCTTGTGCTTACTTTTACTGTTTTTTAAAGACAGAAAAAAAGTTTTCTGTTTtatatttgttttcttttaacaTGGTTTAGGGTGTGCATGATTCGGTCCGGTTCAAAGATTTGGTCCATTTCTGAACACTTTAAGAGtttgttcggtaggtcgggtaccggacggttcgggttagGATCCTGAGGTCAATGCTTCGGACGGTGGAGGAGCTCGTCTGGCCGTGGTTTCCTGGTTCCGGGTGAgcgaggtcccgagcacttcTGATGGGaaaaggggggtgccacctgcaaagacactccgacgcccttgtcagaatatgtgcaggcggagAGGGAATGATGTGtgaatgtgacgtaccttggggggagagccagtctcccccttatatacatgtcagtggtGGGCCCTTCAAATGGGCAGGCCCATGTCCTCAAAGGTGCTGTCCCACGGCTGTGAGCgagccgtacgggacgcgtgtccgggtcgggtggAGGACGCACCATTGGGCCGGCGGGGTCTCGGGTCGGGCTGACCCGCGCGAGTCTTGGGCCAAGCCGTAACAGTGCCCTCGACGCGTCAGCGATGGCCGTGGAGGTCATTGGTGGCGCGTGACGTTAACACTCATGCGTTGTCGTTGGGTCGGCTGATCGTGGGAGGGACGCGTCCCTTGTGCGCGTGTCTCTTGATCTGCTGTGGTATTTGTTTGCCGTTTCGTTCTCCgcgctgggcatttaatgctcataatgaTTTGAAAAAATCCGTGCGCAAAGACTATCTTGCCCCTGCTTCCTTTCGCGCTTTTGGGGGTGGTTTTTAAACAGTTTTCTCCCTATCCACCCCCCACTCTTATCATTTCCAACTTCTTCTCTCCCTAATATCCAAAGTTTCCTGCGCGAACTCCTTCCTGCTTCAACTTCCAGCCCAGATTTCTCTCATCGTTCCAGGTAATCTTCTGATTTCTCTCTTCTGGTGTCTGCGTTATGCTCTGTTATTGTGTGATTTGTTGTTTGCATCTACTGCATGGctggttttatttttgttaaggggTTTTTCCAGTGTTGGGATAGGTGGGTTAGGAGAGGGGTACCATTCCAGGATAGGCTTTTTTGGGTGGTTTGTGAGGTGGACGTAGTTTTTAGCCGTATCTGGTCATGATTGAGTTGAAAAGGCGTAGTTTCTGAGTTTTTTCGggctcccgacctcatagactaacggagtggtaccccgctgtaggtatgcctcgtgttGTCTCCCGGTCTTCCGGATCCGCTGCGGCTTACGACCCGTACGCTTGGGTGACAGACGATATAAGGAGTTCACCCAACCAGATGGACTTGGAGGAATTGACGGAGTTCCGGCAAGCCGGTTACCTGTGTGGGGGTACTGACGAGGAGGCCAACTACGAGGCCATTGTCCCGCTTCCTCGTGAGCGTATTTATGAGCTTAATTTTCATTCTCCTCGCGTCCCCGattggatttggttttacaaGTCCATGTTCACACAAGTCGGTGTTCGGATACCGTTCTCCGATTTTCAAATGGCGCTGCTGAACCGGATATCCGTCTGTCCGTCTCAacttcatccgaacagctgggcttcgaTCCGCTGCTTCGAGATGGTCTGCGAGTACTTGGAGCTACCGGCGTCGGTGgacgtttttctcttttatttcaacCTTACCAACCCCTCCAAACAGGGGAAAGCAAGAAAAGGGTTTCTTTCTTTCCGTGCTGCCCAGGGTAGGAAGATTTTTAGCCTTTTTGAGGATTCCTACCATGGTTTCAAAGATAAGTATTTCAAGGTTCGTCCTGTCAAGGGTCGCCATCCCTTCTGGTTGTCGTTAGAGGGGGAGCGCCTTATCCAGACTTACTGGAGCTTCGGCGCGGGGTCGAATCCTTTTGTGAAAGTGTCGTACAAGAGGTTGTCGGCTGTAGATAAGAATATAGCGAACGTTCTTCTCGCTATCTTTGAAAAGAATCATGTGAATCCCCACCTTcttatgggtgaacgggaggccgGCCGGAGCTATATTCGTGAGTTGCCTTTTTTGTTTATCTATGTTTCTTTgtcgttgttcttcttctttccgGTTTGACGACTAACGTTCTTGTTCTTTAATCGCAGTGGAAATGTCTGCCACCGTGACCGGTCTCGAGAACCTGATGAAGACCTTTTTTGAGGCTAGTGATGATGAGAATGCCGAAGAAAAGGGGGCCGGCAAGTCGGAGGGTCCGTCAGGGGAAAAAGAGGGGCAGGGGACCGAGACGTCGGGAAAGCAGGGCTTAGGGGGTCGAGTTTCCCCTACCCATGAGGAGGGACCTGCCGACGGGAAGGCGACCCTCTCCCCCCACCCAGATAGCGACGTGGAGCTTATCCACACTCCTAAGAAgcgaaagatgtcttccagcccgGAGGGGGTCCTAACCGTAATGGAGAGGAATTTTGATGCCTCCAAGTTCATTGACTCCCAGTTGATACCCGGGACGGAAGAGCATTTTCATGCAACCGAACTGTCCggacaggcgaggtggatgtatcgcacCTTGCTTCGTGGGGCCGTGATAGCTCGGAAGGCTGAGTTTGAGCTATCTGGTATGGAGGCGCTTCGGAGGAAACTTGAGTCTTCTGTTAAGGCGAATAATGACTTTAAGGCTCAAGTTGAGCTCCTCCAGGGTCAGCTGTCCGAGATGGGGGGAAAGCTTAATGCTGCTGAGGAGAAGTCGTCGTTTATTGCGGAGAGGCTGAAGGCGTCCGATGAGACCGTGGCTCGGCTTCTTGAGCGTGAGATGACATTAGAAAATCAACTGAACGCCGCTCAGGGTCTAGTTGTCGCTTTGGAAAAGGAACGGGAGCAGGCCATCTCGGAGGCGAAGGCCGCTAAGGCAGAGGCCGTTGATCTTAAGAAGAAGCTTAAGGTGGCCAAGGAGCAAGGGAAGAATGCCATCTTGATGACCGAAGATGCCCTGAAGGCCCAGCTGAAGATTGCTGCTCCTGATTTCGAGATCTCGTCAATTGGTGTTTTCAAGACTATCCAGGACGGGAAAATTGTCGATATGCCGAGGAAGTGAAGTCTTGTAACTTGGGATATTTTGTAATGTATTTGTTGAACAACCTGTTGGTGCTTTGTCGTTTTGTTTGCCTTGAACAATTTTACGTGTTCGTTGCGTATTTTGACGCTTTGTAAGTTATCATCGTTCGATTGCTATGATTTCTTGCTTGTTTCATTATTTTGTCGTGTTGTCGTTTTCGTGTTACCGTTTATTCCAGGGCGGGCTTATGTCTTGTGCCCGTCTTGCCGTTTTCGCATTTGGTAGCAGTTCGGACCGATTCGGTCGCGTAGTCATTGAATTGGTTGAGGCCTATGAGCCgtctggctcccggggtgatcagtcccggggtgcCGTTTTAGATTTTGGTCACGAGGAACAGATGTCAAGTAAGAaagttttaacaaaataaaaaatttgaacaagTAAAATTTACTCGACAGTTGGGTAAGTATTTGACAAGGTAAGTGAACAAGTTGAATTAACATGTGGATGGGGCGAATACTAACTCTCTGGCTAGGCTCTCTGGTCGTTGAGCCGGTGGGTCAGGAGTAGAACCTCTTTAGGTTGCTTGCGTTCCATGTTCTGGGTATTTCCTTGCCGTCCAGTTTTTCGAGTTTGTAAGCGCCCTTGCCGAGTACCTCCCTTaccctgtaggggccttcccaatttaccgccagcttgccttctcctggggtcgggaCGCCGATGTCGTTGCGTCGCAGGACGAGATCCCCTTTTTCGAAGTCTCGTTTGAGGACTTTTGCGTTGTAACGcagggctattctttgtttcagCGCCGTTTCTGTTAGGTGAGCCATCTCCCTTGTTTCTTCGATCAGGTCTTTCTCAATCGCTTCGCTCATGCCCGCGAGGAGTAGTCGGGGGCTTGGTTCGCCGATTTCGACTGGTATCACCGCGTCGACCCCATAGGTTAGGCGAAAGGGGGTTTCCCCCGTGGCGCTTTGCTCGGTTGTCCGGTAGGACTATAAGACGGAGGGGAGTTCGTCGGCCCAGTTTCCCTTCTTGCTGTCTAGGCGCTTCTTTAGACCAAGAAGGATGACTTTGTTTGCGGCCTCTACctgcccgtttgtttgggggtgttctactGAGGAGAACTTTTGCTTTATCCCCAGGCcagagaggaattccatgaacttcttgtcggtgaactgggtCCCATTGTACGAGATAACGACCTCTGGGATGccgaaacgggttatcacctgcctccacatgaacttccggcAGTTGGAGGACGATATGGTGGCTAGTGGTtcagcttctacccatttggtgtagtagtcaatggccacaatgaggtatttgacttgtcctgggccgaccgggaagggtcccaggaggtcgactccccattgtgaaAAAGGACGTGTAGTCGTTAGCGAGCTTAGCTCGGAGGCTGGTGCCTTGTGAaagttggcgttttgttgacactttgtgcattttgtgacaaattccttcgagtccttcatcattgttggccagtagtatcctgctcggacgagcttccttgctagggctttgcccccgatgtgatGTCCGCAACACCCTTCGTGGACTTCTCTAAgcacgtagtccgtttggtcggggtgcaaacacttcaataggggttggctgagtccctttttgaatagtTGTCCCTGTATGATTGCGTATCTGGCCGCCTCCCTTCTTAAAGCTTTGGCCGCCTTCTCATCTTCGGGTAACTTGCCGAGTTCCAGGAAGGTGGTAATGGGATCCAGCCATGAGGGGCTCGCCCCCGTCAGGTGGAGGGCGACCGTTGGTTCCTTCACCATGCCCTGGATGAGCGACCGGTTACCCGATCCTGGCTTTGTGCTTGCTAGCTTCGACAAAAGGTCTGCTCGTGTGTTCTTTTCCCTTGGAACGTGCTGGATAATGACCTCCTGGAACTGGCTCATCATTTGCttaaccttttccaagtacttttgGAGGAGGGGGTCtcgggcttggtagcttccgtttacttgcgaggtgacgacttgggagtcgctgcatacttcgaCCCTTGTCACCCCGACTTCCCGAGCCAGCATTAGTCCGCCTAGGagagcctcatattctgcttggttgtttgacactgggaactcgaacttggtcgattgctcatagatgacccctgctgggctttccaagatgacccctgctcctccggacgtttggttggaggctccgtctacATGAAGCCTCCACCGTGTCCCCGTTTCTTCGGGAGGATCGCCCGTTACCTCCACCAAGAAGTCAGCCATTGCCTGTGCCTTGATTGCATGTCGAGGCTCATACTGTAGGTCATATTGTgagagctcgatggcccaggtcatcatccttccAGCCAAATCAGGTTTTTGCAGTATTTGCCGAATCGCCTGATCTGTCCTCACAATTATACGGTGACTCTGGAAGTATTGTCTTAACCTTCGGGAGGATATTAGGAGCGCCAGCGCCAgtctttccagtttgctgtaccTCAGCTCTGGTCCCTGGAGTGCCCTGCTCACGAAGTAGACGGGCTGTTGTGTCCTCGCTTCTTCTGTAACGAGGACCGCGGCAATCGCTTCCTCGGTTACTGATAGATAGAGGTAGAGTGGTTCTCCGGCTCTGGGTTTCCCGAGGACTGGTGGTGCCGCCAAGATTtgcttgaagtggttgaatgcttcttcgcacgctggtgtccattcgaacgtcattccctttctcattaagtTGAAGAAGGGTATGGCCTTTGCCGCCGATGCGCCGAGGAAACGGGACAAAGCTGTCAATCTCCCAGCGAGTCTTTGGACGTCTTTGATGCAACCCGGACTCTTCATTTGAAGGATAGCTTGGCATTTTTCGGGATTGGCTTCCACTCCTCTTTGAGTGATCATGAAGCCTAGgaactttccggcctccatgGCGAACGCGCATTTGAGTGGattaagcctcatgccgtgttgtcgtAGGGACGAGAAAACATCGTTAAGGTCACTCAGGAGATCGTCAGGTCGGGCGGTTTTTGCGAGTATGTCATCTACATAAACTTCCACTGTTTTGCCCAGGAGTTCGCTGAAtatcttattcatcaacctttggtatgtggctcctGTGTTTTTtaggccaaatggcatgaccTTGTAACAATAGATGCCTCCTGgtgttatgaacgccgttttttcctcgtcaggtcggtgcatcggtatctgattgtacccgGAATAGGCGTCCATGAAACTTAGATATCTGTACCCTGCCGCTGCGTCAACGAGCGTATCAATATTAGGTAGGGGGTAACAGTCCTtgggacaagccttgttgaggtcagagtagtctatgcacattctccacctcccGTTGTGTTTTTTAACCAGAACCACATTCGACAACCAAGTCGAGTAATCCAATTCCCGGATGAATCCCGCTTCTAAGAGGCTGGCCGTTTGCTTGGCTACCTCGTCTGCCCTTTCCTGCGACATTTTCCTCCTTCTCTGGGCCACTGGTTTGGCCCTTGCCTTTACGGCCAGGTGGTGTGACATGAGCTGggggtctattcctggcatgtcggcaggcgtccaggcaaagaggtcggcgttagCCCTGATCATCTCCATCAAAGGCTCCTTTATTTCGTGCGGGAGGTTCCTGTTTATGAATGTGAACTTATCGTGTTCCTCGCCGACTCTGAACTTCTCCAAGTCTCCTTCTGGCTCTGGTCTGGGTTTGTCGTCTACCCTGGCGTCCAGGTCGGCCAGGAAAACTCCTGACGCCTCCTTTGATTTTTTTCTGAGGGAAAGGCTGGCAtggtcgcaagcgactgccgtttccaagTCGCCCCGGAGGGATCCCACGGATCCGTCATCGGTGATGAACTTCATCACCAGTAGTTTCGTACTGATAGCTGCCCCCAGGTCGTTAATGGTctttctccccaggatgatgttatAGGCCGTTGAATCTCGTAATATTACAAAGTCTGCCATGATTGTCCTTCGTCTTTGCCCTTGTCCCACAGAGGTCGGGAGTGCGATGATTCCATCTGGCTTTATGAAGTGGTCTCCTaaccctaccacaccgtgctggtgggtcgtcaGGTCGGAATCTCTCAATCCCAGGGCATCGAAAACGTTTcggaacatgatgttcgagtctgccccggtgtctaccaggattcgtttgacgaggccAGTTCCGACCCtagccgtgatgaccatgggcggACTTTCCGGCGCTTCGTCGAACCATTGGTCCTCCGGGCCGAAAGAGATAGGTGGGAGACCCTTAAGACCTCTACCAGGTGGGGCGGAGATCGCTAAGACCTTGGCATCTTTCTTCTGCGCCGATTTCGACCTCGGGGCGGTATTCCTGGCCGTCACCACGTTTACCACCGTGAGACCGTGGTCGTCACCCTCTGGCTCCTGTCGTCGTCTTGTTGGTCGGGATCTGTCCTCGTTGTCGTTGTCCCGGTTGCGTCTCCTTGGTTCCCTTATAAGGTGGGAGAAGTCGGCGAGTTTGCCGTCCCTGATGGCTTGCTCGAGGGCGTCCTTTAGGTCaaagcagtcttgggtcttgtgcccgtcaatgttctgaaaaccggttcgaacCGGCCGGTCGAACCGGTCGAACCGTGAATCGGACGCTAAAGCGGTTCAGTCAATAAAGGAAACCGCAGAATTTGATAACCGACATTGAACCGACGAACCGGCCGGTtaccggtcggtcgaaccgaaccgggACCCAGCCGGTTTTTTAACCTGACAGCAAAACGCCGTCGTTTTGCAATGTGGGAAGCCCTAATTCCCTTTTCTCCTTCGTCAGTTTCGTCTTCGTGCTTCACTCCAGCCTCAGCGTCCCACACCCACACTCCCACTCCCACAGAACAACACCCACGAGGCCACCAGGCCACGACCCACCACGACCCACCGGCCACCACTGTGAGAGACAGAACGCCTGAAGCCCTCAACGCACTCACCTCCGTCGCGCCTTCAGCAGCGTCGCGCCTTCAGCAGCGTCGCGACCTCAGCAGCTTCGTGGCCTCAGCAGCATCGCGCCCTCAGCCTCCGTCGCGCCTTCAGCAGCGTCGCGCCCTCAGCAGCGTCAGCACGGTCAGCGCCCTCAGCCACTTCGCCGTCAGCGTCTGCCTCTGAGAGAAAGCAATAGAGAAGCGTCAGCAGCGTTGAAGAACTGAAGTCTCATttccaggtaatttttattttttaatttggttaTGATTTATGAACATGATTTTGTGATGAAATCTGATACTCTGTGAACTCTGTGAACAAAGAATTTTGATGAAATTCTGAGTCTCTAAAACCGTTATGAACTGATATAGTGATATCAACTCTGTGAACTGACTGAACTCTGATGAAGTCATGAAACTGTCATGAAATATGATTATGAACTGATTCTGTGATGAAATATGAATTGATTTTGTGAATTCTGATTTTGTGAAATCTGATTGTGTGAACTCTGATTTTGTGACATGATTTTGTCATTGTGAACTCTGGTTTTGACGTTTTGTATACTCTGATTTTGAGAGATGATTTTGTGAATTGAATTATGAATTTTTTGAACCTGAGATGTTGTTTGTATACtctgattttggaatttggatgttgTTTGTTTAATGTTCATTTGTTGTGAACTTGAGAGTTGAGATTACTGTGAATCAAAAGGGAACACGTGTAGTTGGAATAGTACAAAGAATGAATTCAGTTGTTTAGACAACCATAAAGGtagcttatttttttattttattttttcattttgttgCATTTGACATGACTAATAGCCAATTTAATTAAGCTTGACTCTTGTTGTTTTGGAGTAGATTCTTTCTTAGATGTTTATTAACAAATAATTGAAGCAAGTAGATGAATTTCATGAAAACATTAGACATCCAAATCAATGAATTAGTCCATGATTCCGACTAGCTTTATGTACCTTTTAACTTGTTCAACAAATTCAGGGTTATTGCTTTTTCGAGTGATTGCATGATCTAAGTTTACTGGTGTAGTTGCAGGACCATCAACAGCTCTGGTAACAACAGGTTAGTTTTCACTTCATTatgccttctctttttttttaatgcttttCTTGGTATCATTATTAATTAGCCTGAAAGCAAGTAAATGTGAAAATTTTCTAAAGATGGAGTTTTGATGAATGCAGGATCAGTACTGGGATCATTTTTCCTTATCCTGCTTACCGGTGTGATTTACTACATCTATGATACTTGCATAATACaaaaatatgattatattttCTTAGATGAGATTGATGCTGATTTAGatcaaggtggtggtggtggtagtactAGTACATTTTATGCTGCACCACTTGCTTTTTCTGGTCCAAGTAGTGGAAATGAAGGTGATGAAATCAATGACGCAAATCTGCAACAAATTATGGAGGATTTTGATGGTTGATGACAAATTTGGCTCATTTTGATGCTGCTATGTtatgtttggttgtttgtttgttgacttttgaactttgaatttgtatttgaatgagattataacatttggtttatgtagtacttttaatttgaatgatattttcaagtttagattagactataattatatttttatgtgcttatttattattttattataaaacggtttttacggttcaaccacggtcagaccggttgaacctatgaaccagtgaaccagtacctagaacggttcgatgaccggttcggttttcagaaccttggtgcCCGTAGCCCTTGTGGTACTCGCagtagaggttcttgtttcctcccgtcctgtccttcagtggtcggggcttcgacagtatccccttttctgctatctgttggtaaacttcagTGATCGACGCCGTGATgggggtgtagttggtgaacttcCCAACTCAGGGGAACGGTTTGGGTGGTTTACTCGGACCGCCGTCCTTGGCgtgttcctttggtctttctcTGGCTTCGTAGTGCCGGGATTGGTTGTAGGcgggctgccgtttattggcagccacgacccggctgacttcctcgtcattAATGTATTCT is a window encoding:
- the LOC140182609 gene encoding uncharacterized protein; its protein translation is MPRVVSRSSGSAAAYDPYAWVTDDIRSSPNQMDLEELTEFRQAGYLCGGTDEEANYEAIVPLPRERIYELNFHSPRVPDWIWFYKSMFTQVGVRIPFSDFQMALLNRISVCPSQLHPNSWASIRCFEMVCEYLELPASVDVFLFYFNLTNPSKQGKARKGFLSFRAAQGRKIFSLFEDSYHGFKDKYFKVRPVKGRHPFWLSLEGERLIQTYWSFGAGSNPFVKVSYKRLSAVDKNIANVLLAIFEKNHVNPHLLMGEREAGRSYILEMSATVTGLENLMKTFFEASDDENAEEKGAGKSEGPSGEKEGQGTETSGKQGLGGRVSPTHEEGPADGKATLSPHPDSDVELIHTPKKRKMSSSPEGVLTVMERNFDASKFIDSQLIPGTEEHFHATELSGQARWMYRTLLRGAVIARKAEFELSGMEALRRKLESSVKANNDFKAQVELLQGQLSEMGGKLNAAEEKSSFIAERLKASDETVARLLEREMTLENQLNAAQGLVVALEKEREQAISEAKAAKAEAVDLKKKLKVAKEQGKNAILMTEDALKAQLKIAAPDFEISSIGVFKTIQDGKIVDMPRK